One genomic window of Cellulophaga sp. Hel_I_12 includes the following:
- a CDS encoding 16S rRNA (uracil(1498)-N(3))-methyltransferase, whose translation MQLFYHPAIDESSKNFSFPTEESKHIVKVLRKKEGDILHLTNGKGFLFEVKITDPNLRKCNAEIIKSTFQAPKKPSLHIAIAPTKMNDRFEWFLEKATEIGISEITPLFCKHSERKVLKLDRMQKVLQAAMKQSLHYHMPQLNEAISFNEFVSRKHPEQRFIAHCEETEKKELKARLKPNEDTLVLIGPEGDFSAKEIAKALEHKFIPVALGSTRLRTETAGMYTTACFSILNV comes from the coding sequence ATGCAACTCTTTTACCATCCAGCTATAGACGAAAGCTCCAAAAACTTCAGCTTCCCCACCGAAGAGAGCAAACATATTGTTAAAGTACTTCGCAAGAAAGAAGGTGATATTTTACACCTAACCAATGGAAAAGGGTTTTTATTTGAGGTAAAAATTACTGATCCCAATCTTAGAAAATGCAATGCGGAAATCATAAAAAGTACATTTCAAGCCCCCAAAAAACCTTCACTGCATATAGCGATTGCACCCACTAAAATGAATGATCGGTTCGAGTGGTTTTTAGAAAAAGCTACGGAAATAGGGATATCAGAAATTACACCTCTATTTTGCAAGCACTCCGAGCGAAAAGTGCTAAAATTAGATCGGATGCAAAAAGTGCTACAGGCTGCCATGAAACAGTCGCTTCATTATCATATGCCCCAATTAAACGAGGCTATTTCGTTTAATGAATTTGTATCACGAAAGCACCCTGAACAACGTTTTATTGCCCATTGTGAGGAGACTGAAAAGAAAGAACTTAAAGCGCGTTTAAAACCCAATGAAGATACTTTGGTCCTTATAGGCCCAGAAGGTGATTTTTCTGCCAAAGAAATAGCAAAAGCCCTAGAACATAAGTTTATTCCAGTCGCACTAGGATCAACCAGACTAAGAACTGAAACGGCAGGTATGTATACGACAGCTTGCTTTTCTATCTTAAATGTTTAA
- a CDS encoding M15 family metallopeptidase, producing MKISIQFLFLCLFLLAVSCKNEYNKVGETPTTPKLKVLDTLPKTEAEKPESLKSFIGLADTTFIRLADFSDDFVYDLRYATTNNFLKAKVYDCAECYMRVKTAKALLKANKAFMEKGYKIKFFDCYRPNEVQYKMWAIVPNPQYVANPVKGSIHNKGAAVDISLVTLAGKELAMGTDFDFFGKKAYHDTTDLPQEILNNRILLKETMEAFGFWSIRTEWWHYNLSSGSNDKVANFKWDCND from the coding sequence ATGAAAATCAGCATCCAATTTTTATTCCTCTGCCTCTTCCTCCTTGCAGTTAGCTGCAAAAATGAGTACAATAAAGTAGGAGAAACTCCAACGACTCCAAAGCTTAAGGTTCTTGATACCCTGCCTAAAACAGAAGCAGAAAAGCCTGAAAGCCTTAAATCTTTTATAGGATTAGCTGATACGACTTTTATACGTTTAGCAGATTTTAGTGACGATTTTGTATATGATTTACGCTATGCTACGACCAATAATTTTTTAAAAGCTAAGGTATATGACTGTGCGGAGTGTTATATGCGTGTAAAAACAGCAAAAGCCTTATTAAAAGCCAACAAAGCATTTATGGAAAAAGGGTATAAAATCAAGTTTTTCGATTGTTACCGACCTAATGAGGTTCAGTATAAAATGTGGGCCATAGTACCAAATCCACAATATGTAGCTAATCCAGTGAAAGGTTCTATCCACAATAAAGGTGCTGCTGTTGATATTAGCTTAGTTACTTTAGCGGGTAAAGAGCTAGCTATGGGCACCGATTTTGATTTCTTCGGTAAAAAAGCCTACCACGATACGACCGATTTGCCTCAGGAAATACTGAACAATAGAATCTTATTGAAAGAAACTATGGAGGCTTTTGGCTTTTGGTCAATCAGAACAGAATGGTGGCACTATAACCTGTCGTCTGGTAGTAACGACAAGGTGGCTAACTTTAAATGGGACTGTAACGATTAA
- a CDS encoding CsbD family protein translates to MNKEQLEGKWKQIKGEFKQKYGELSDDDITYTEGKFDEMVGRIQQKTGKTKEAIKNEIDSW, encoded by the coding sequence ATGAATAAGGAACAGTTAGAAGGAAAATGGAAGCAAATAAAAGGTGAATTTAAACAAAAATACGGGGAGTTAAGCGACGACGACATCACGTATACCGAAGGAAAATTCGATGAAATGGTAGGTCGTATTCAACAAAAAACAGGAAAGACCAAAGAAGCCATTAAAAACGAAATAGACTCGTGGTAA
- the tsaD gene encoding tRNA (adenosine(37)-N6)-threonylcarbamoyltransferase complex transferase subunit TsaD: MDAKPIYILAIESSCDDTSAAVLCDKKRLSNVVATQKIHEEYGGVVPELASRAHQQNIVPVVHQALAQANIDKKQLSAIAFTRGPGLMGSLLVGTSFAKSLSLGLNIPLIEVNHMQAHILAHFIEEENSKIPSFPFLAMTISGGHTQIVLVEDYFKMQVLGKTLDDAVGEAFDKSAKILGFPYPGGPLIDKYAQFGNPEAFPFPKSKVGDLDFSFSGLKTSILYFIQKQVKENPNFIAENRDDICASIQFTIVNILMSKLKKAVKQTGIKRIAIGGGVAANSGIRKALEDAEKNLGWTTYIPKFEYCTDNAAMIGIVGYLKYKEELFSEQSVTAKARYLI, from the coding sequence ATGGACGCTAAACCAATTTATATTCTCGCTATAGAATCTTCGTGTGATGACACCTCTGCTGCAGTATTATGCGACAAAAAAAGATTAAGTAACGTGGTGGCTACACAAAAAATTCACGAGGAATATGGCGGTGTTGTCCCTGAACTTGCGTCAAGAGCCCACCAACAAAATATTGTTCCCGTCGTTCATCAAGCCTTAGCTCAGGCAAATATCGATAAAAAACAGTTATCTGCCATAGCTTTTACGCGCGGACCTGGTCTTATGGGTTCATTATTAGTGGGTACATCGTTTGCAAAGTCTTTATCGCTGGGTTTAAACATCCCATTAATCGAGGTAAACCATATGCAAGCGCATATTTTAGCGCATTTTATTGAAGAAGAAAATAGTAAAATACCGAGCTTCCCTTTTTTGGCGATGACCATAAGTGGTGGCCATACCCAGATTGTTTTGGTCGAAGATTATTTTAAAATGCAGGTCTTAGGCAAAACCTTAGATGATGCCGTAGGAGAAGCCTTCGACAAAAGTGCAAAGATTTTAGGTTTTCCTTATCCTGGTGGACCCTTGATCGACAAATATGCACAATTCGGAAATCCAGAAGCCTTCCCTTTTCCGAAGTCAAAAGTGGGCGATTTAGATTTTAGTTTTAGCGGCTTAAAAACGAGTATTTTATACTTTATTCAAAAACAGGTAAAAGAAAATCCTAATTTTATAGCAGAAAATAGAGATGATATTTGCGCTTCGATTCAATTCACTATTGTGAATATTTTAATGTCTAAACTAAAAAAAGCGGTAAAGCAAACAGGCATTAAGCGCATAGCCATTGGTGGTGGTGTAGCTGCTAATTCTGGAATTAGAAAAGCTCTGGAAGACGCCGAAAAAAACTTAGGCTGGACGACCTATATTCCAAAGTTTGAATATTGTACCGATAATGCTGCCATGATTGGAATTGTGGGATATTTAAAATACAAAGAAGAGCTATTTTCTGAACAGTCGGTGACTGCTAAAGCACGGTATTTAATTTGA
- a CDS encoding S41 family peptidase: MKKYFDKFRAYFIFFAIACCASLSFFLLSVSHSDVDVNSPKIANLVTFAKVYGYVKYFHPSSEATSIDWDYFAIYGAEQIGLCTTNKEVVTTLERLFEPIAPSIVFTDKKAISTLNLKKITPHNLADYQLVFWQHMGIELDTFLNSRDIYASSRVLKNIDLEQNASANNNNSLTNKIFDNELEFGEYIQKEIAEDIHCQIPMVLYEHHENGTFPQSNTNELVTLNKNIRQSKMQGFDVNLRLGNTINTYNVFQHFYPYMDVVDVVWEEELKKALARSFTDITEKDHLITLQKFTAPLNDGHINFEHKSRSITSFGEEYILPISWSWIEGQLVVTGVFNDELNIKIGDIIKAVNHKEPKEYFKEFYSRISAGNMGWLNHRTELFSLLGKKNSKLQITIDATDFDLIRQENLYDGGRFSTGYQPDYQIINDSVVYLNFKTITEETLRESYLAPKLKKAKHIICDVRGRANYFRQLLPSLLPENDTTTSWMNVPKLVYPDQEKLVGYRAYSWSLKKQESYLSGKNFIFLIDGSAISYAESGIGYVQGYNLGIVVGQPTGGTNGNINALSLPGGFRTRWTGMKVLKLDGSQQHGIGFLPDVHVYKTIEGLKNGTDEILEKAISLTQKK, encoded by the coding sequence ATGAAAAAATATTTTGATAAATTCAGAGCTTATTTTATTTTTTTTGCAATTGCTTGTTGCGCTTCACTTAGTTTTTTTCTTTTAAGTGTAAGCCACAGTGATGTCGACGTGAACTCCCCAAAAATAGCTAATCTTGTAACTTTTGCCAAAGTCTATGGCTATGTAAAATATTTTCATCCCAGCTCAGAGGCAACCTCAATCGATTGGGATTATTTTGCCATTTATGGCGCAGAACAAATAGGCTTATGTACCACAAATAAAGAAGTGGTTACAACCTTAGAAAGGCTATTTGAGCCCATTGCACCAAGTATAGTATTTACAGACAAGAAAGCAATTTCTACATTAAATTTAAAAAAAATTACGCCTCATAATTTAGCGGACTATCAATTAGTGTTCTGGCAGCATATGGGAATTGAATTAGATACATTTTTAAATTCCAGAGATATTTATGCAAGTTCTAGGGTTCTAAAAAATATAGATCTTGAACAAAACGCTTCAGCAAATAATAATAATTCATTAACTAATAAAATATTCGATAATGAACTTGAATTTGGAGAATATATTCAAAAGGAAATAGCGGAGGATATACATTGCCAAATACCAATGGTTTTATATGAACATCACGAGAATGGTACGTTCCCCCAATCCAATACTAACGAACTAGTTACTTTAAATAAAAATATCCGCCAATCTAAGATGCAAGGTTTTGATGTAAATTTACGGCTTGGCAATACCATAAATACCTACAATGTGTTTCAGCATTTTTATCCCTATATGGATGTTGTTGATGTGGTGTGGGAAGAAGAGCTAAAAAAGGCTCTAGCAAGATCTTTTACTGATATTACCGAAAAAGATCACTTGATTACTTTGCAAAAATTCACAGCACCACTTAACGATGGTCACATTAACTTTGAGCATAAATCTAGAAGTATCACAAGTTTCGGGGAAGAGTACATTCTGCCAATTTCTTGGTCATGGATCGAAGGGCAACTGGTGGTAACAGGCGTTTTTAATGATGAATTAAACATTAAAATAGGTGATATTATAAAGGCCGTTAATCATAAAGAGCCAAAAGAATACTTTAAAGAGTTTTATTCGAGAATATCGGCAGGGAATATGGGTTGGTTAAATCATCGAACAGAACTTTTTAGTCTGTTGGGTAAAAAAAATTCAAAACTTCAAATAACAATTGATGCCACTGATTTTGATTTAATTCGACAAGAAAACCTTTACGATGGTGGCAGATTTAGCACTGGTTACCAACCAGATTACCAGATAATTAATGATAGTGTTGTTTATTTGAATTTTAAAACAATTACCGAAGAAACACTACGTGAAAGTTATTTAGCACCTAAGTTAAAAAAAGCTAAACATATAATTTGCGATGTAAGAGGTCGTGCCAATTATTTCCGACAATTGTTGCCCAGTCTATTGCCTGAAAACGATACGACAACATCATGGATGAATGTTCCAAAATTGGTCTATCCCGATCAAGAAAAATTAGTGGGTTACAGAGCATACAGCTGGTCTTTAAAAAAACAAGAATCTTACCTGAGTGGTAAAAATTTTATTTTTTTAATTGATGGAAGTGCTATTAGTTATGCAGAAAGTGGTATTGGTTATGTGCAAGGCTATAATTTGGGTATCGTTGTTGGCCAGCCAACTGGAGGAACAAATGGCAACATTAATGCCCTTAGTTTGCCGGGAGGTTTTAGAACACGATGGACGGGTATGAAGGTTTTGAAGTTAGATGGCTCTCAACAGCATGGGATTGGTTTTTTACCAGATGTTCATGTCTATAAAACTATAGAAGGTTTAAAAAATGGTACAGATGAAATATTAGAAAAAGCTATTTCGCTAACCCAAAAAAAATAA
- a CDS encoding class I SAM-dependent methyltransferase, whose product MNKNILDTGVQHFINNNWNTDMMSVLLKKPLFEGVSQKELVAQCEAKKKCKDKLPTWFSTPQIYYANKLNIEQTSSEITADYKAQLVHGNSLIDLTGGFGIDSYFFSRQIAHITHCEIDENLSEIAAYNLPLLGVKNVQYVAEDGLQFLTKNDLHFDWIYIDPSRRNDSKEKVFFLADCLPNVPDHVDLLFSKASNILIKTSPLLDFSIGIKELKFVKEIHVVAVQNEVKELLWILENEYEKNISIKTINFSKNEKETFKFDFLEEKESISEYSNPLRYLYEPNSAILKSGAFKSVGTYFKLKKLHEHSHLYTSDTCIDFPGRRFKIVATVPYQKKAIQKLAISKANITTRNFPDTVASIRKKYHIKDGGTHYLFFTTNCENKLTVLVCTKI is encoded by the coding sequence TTGAATAAAAATATATTAGATACTGGTGTTCAACATTTTATAAATAATAATTGGAACACTGACATGATGTCAGTTTTACTTAAAAAGCCTCTTTTTGAGGGCGTTTCTCAAAAAGAACTGGTTGCACAATGTGAAGCCAAAAAAAAATGCAAGGACAAGCTCCCCACGTGGTTTTCAACACCTCAAATTTACTATGCCAACAAACTAAATATTGAGCAAACTTCCTCTGAGATTACCGCGGATTATAAAGCCCAATTAGTGCATGGAAATTCGCTGATTGATCTCACTGGAGGATTCGGAATTGACAGCTATTTTTTTAGTCGACAAATAGCTCATATTACCCATTGCGAAATAGACGAAAACTTGTCTGAAATAGCCGCCTATAACCTGCCTCTTTTAGGAGTTAAAAATGTACAATATGTTGCTGAAGATGGACTCCAATTTTTAACAAAAAACGACCTTCATTTTGATTGGATTTATATCGATCCTTCGCGGCGAAATGACAGTAAGGAGAAGGTGTTTTTTTTGGCAGATTGCTTGCCTAATGTTCCTGATCATGTAGACCTGCTTTTTTCAAAAGCTTCAAATATTCTTATCAAGACTTCTCCGCTTTTGGATTTTTCAATCGGAATAAAAGAGTTGAAATTTGTAAAAGAAATTCATGTGGTTGCCGTTCAAAATGAGGTCAAAGAATTGTTATGGATTTTAGAAAATGAATACGAAAAAAACATCAGCATAAAAACTATTAACTTCTCAAAGAACGAGAAAGAAACTTTTAAATTTGACTTCCTTGAAGAAAAAGAAAGCATCTCGGAATATTCAAATCCATTGCGCTATTTGTATGAACCTAATAGTGCTATTTTAAAATCTGGCGCCTTTAAATCCGTAGGTACTTATTTTAAATTAAAAAAATTACATGAGCATAGCCATCTATATACTTCAGACACCTGTATTGATTTTCCAGGTCGAAGATTTAAAATTGTAGCAACGGTACCTTATCAGAAAAAAGCGATTCAAAAATTAGCAATTTCAAAAGCGAATATAACCACTCGTAATTTTCCTGATACGGTTGCAAGCATCCGAAAAAAGTACCATATCAAGGATGGCGGTACCCATTATTTATTTTTTACAACCAATTGTGAAAATAAATTGACTGTTTTAGTATGTACCAAAATATAA
- a CDS encoding AI-2E family transporter: protein MESKEISKGILRAVGIITGILLILYFLYQIQSVLAYVCMAAVIALIGRPIVIFLKRRLKIPNTIAVIITMLLMVGLLSGLIALFVPLLTEQGKNLSLLDINQLQENLNSLYLEVTQYFSATPDAVNELLKESHLEKNILNGFDVGFIPNFLNSFLSVLSSVSIGLFSVLFISFFFLKDSTLFQNGLLLFVPDGKENKMTNSIHKINNLLSRYFVGLLLQLFILFIIYSITLFIVGIENAIVIAFLCALFNIIPYIGPIIGGVLMIILTMTTNLGADFSTVILAKSGYVLIGLIVGQLVDNFFSQPLIFSNSVKSHPLEIFLIIIIAGLLFGIVGMIVAVPGYTAIKVILKEFLSDNKLVKSLTKNL, encoded by the coding sequence ATGGAGTCAAAAGAAATTTCAAAGGGAATTTTACGAGCTGTAGGCATCATAACAGGCATTCTTTTAATCCTCTATTTTTTATATCAAATTCAGTCGGTTTTGGCCTATGTATGTATGGCTGCCGTTATCGCTTTAATCGGGAGACCCATTGTTATTTTCCTAAAGCGACGCTTAAAAATACCGAATACCATTGCAGTCATTATTACGATGTTATTGATGGTTGGACTCCTATCTGGACTTATAGCCCTTTTTGTTCCCTTACTTACGGAACAAGGCAAAAATTTATCCTTGTTAGACATTAATCAATTACAGGAAAATTTAAACTCTTTATATCTTGAAGTTACACAATATTTTAGTGCCACGCCGGATGCGGTAAATGAACTTTTGAAAGAATCGCACTTGGAAAAAAATATTTTAAATGGCTTTGATGTGGGTTTTATCCCTAACTTTTTAAACTCCTTTTTAAGTGTTTTGAGTTCGGTAAGTATCGGTTTATTTTCTGTGTTATTTATTTCTTTTTTCTTTCTTAAAGACAGCACTCTTTTTCAAAATGGTTTGTTACTTTTTGTTCCAGATGGCAAAGAAAATAAAATGACAAACTCGATACATAAAATAAATAATTTACTCTCTAGATACTTTGTAGGGCTACTTTTACAGCTCTTTATTTTGTTCATCATTTACTCCATTACTTTGTTTATTGTAGGCATTGAAAATGCTATTGTCATTGCCTTTCTATGCGCCCTGTTTAACATCATTCCATACATAGGTCCTATCATCGGTGGAGTGCTTATGATTATACTCACCATGACCACTAATTTAGGTGCAGATTTTAGCACGGTAATTTTGGCAAAATCTGGTTATGTTTTAATAGGTTTAATCGTTGGGCAATTGGTCGATAATTTCTTTTCTCAACCCCTTATTTTTTCCAATAGTGTAAAGTCACATCCCTTAGAAATATTTCTGATTATCATCATTGCCGGATTGCTATTTGGCATCGTTGGAATGATCGTTGCCGTACCTGGATATACGGCTATAAAAGTAATTTTAAAAGAATTTTTGTCGGATAATAAGTTGGTTAAATCACTTACTAAAAATTTATAG
- a CDS encoding DUF4159 domain-containing protein encodes MRKKGSLFCFLILCFNFLQAQDIAILKYGGGGDWYANPTALPNLIKFCNAEIGTQLSPKVSSVAIQSEEIFQYPFLHMTGHGNVYFSNEDAENLRTYLLAGGFLHIDDNYGMEPYLTKELVKVFPDKELIELGADDPIFNQIFRFKEGLPKIHEHDGKRPQAFGIYHENRLLLLFTYESDLGDGWEDPEVHNDAPEMRLKALQMGANIIHYVFKN; translated from the coding sequence ATGAGAAAAAAAGGAAGCCTATTTTGTTTTTTGATCTTGTGCTTTAATTTTCTTCAAGCGCAAGATATTGCCATCCTAAAATATGGCGGCGGTGGGGATTGGTATGCCAACCCAACAGCCCTGCCAAATCTTATCAAATTTTGTAATGCTGAAATCGGCACGCAACTAAGTCCAAAAGTGAGTAGCGTGGCCATACAAAGTGAAGAAATTTTTCAATACCCTTTTTTACACATGACAGGCCATGGGAATGTTTATTTTTCTAATGAGGATGCTGAAAATTTAAGAACCTATTTATTGGCTGGTGGCTTTTTACATATTGACGATAATTATGGCATGGAACCTTATTTAACAAAGGAGCTCGTCAAGGTTTTTCCGGACAAAGAATTGATAGAATTGGGCGCCGATGATCCTATTTTTAATCAGATCTTTAGGTTTAAAGAAGGATTGCCTAAAATACATGAACACGATGGCAAAAGGCCCCAGGCATTTGGCATATACCATGAAAACAGACTCCTATTACTTTTTACCTATGAAAGTGATTTAGGCGACGGTTGGGAAGACCCTGAAGTGCATAATGATGCACCAGAAATGAGATTAAAAGCATTGCAAATGGGCGCAAATATTATTCATTATGTTTTCAAAAATTAA
- a CDS encoding PHB depolymerase family esterase, protein MMLRKTCFIFIFALLLILFDGNAQEQLIKSELETVSVEAIKYFLYYPKEYESSTKKYGLLLFLHGAGDIPTNESQEIKPPKAFIDGTQFPFLVLAPQLLGVKKMWNTKAVMQLVESIVKNNRVDPNKIYLSGLSRGGAAAWNLAIEYPNTFAALAVVCAMAPTPYASWIDNDLPIWVFHGEEDLAIPFSESEEMVTKLKALGHAVKFTRYKGLGHEIWDVVYGNPELYTWFDRQEKR, encoded by the coding sequence ATGATGCTAAGAAAAACTTGTTTTATATTCATTTTTGCGCTGCTTCTAATCCTTTTTGATGGCAATGCACAGGAACAGCTTATTAAAAGTGAATTAGAAACCGTTTCGGTAGAAGCTATCAAGTACTTTTTGTATTACCCAAAAGAGTACGAAAGCAGCACTAAAAAATATGGCTTATTGCTTTTTCTGCATGGAGCTGGCGACATTCCAACCAACGAAAGCCAAGAGATAAAACCGCCAAAAGCATTTATTGATGGCACACAATTTCCTTTTTTAGTGTTAGCACCACAATTGTTAGGGGTTAAAAAAATGTGGAATACTAAAGCAGTAATGCAATTGGTAGAGAGCATTGTTAAAAACAACAGAGTTGATCCCAATAAAATTTATCTATCTGGTTTAAGTAGAGGAGGGGCGGCAGCATGGAATTTAGCGATAGAATACCCTAATACTTTCGCGGCTTTAGCCGTTGTTTGCGCTATGGCACCAACACCATACGCCAGTTGGATTGATAATGACTTGCCCATTTGGGTTTTTCATGGAGAAGAAGATTTGGCTATCCCTTTTTCAGAATCCGAAGAAATGGTAACCAAACTTAAAGCTTTGGGCCATGCCGTTAAATTCACTAGGTATAAAGGTCTAGGACACGAAATTTGGGATGTCGTCTACGGCAATCCTGAGCTCTATACGTGGTTTGATAGGCAGGAAAAAAGATGA
- a CDS encoding glycoside hydrolase family 130 protein, with product MTTKNTIYILGLLCTLIGCDSTPKEKWLLGFEKTAINPIMTSDTSFVFKDPILDTLVQWQKADVFNPAAIVKNDTIFMLFRAEDNPKAILGERTSRIGLAYSLEGVHFTKYPEPVLFPTNDEFKQWDYPGGIEDPRVVATPEGTYIMLYTSWNKDVARLSSASSTDLKTWVKNGPVFQKANGGKFLDIWSKSGSMVTELVDGRLKAKKINGKYVMYWGELFVNVATSEDGLNWEPTLDDQGELLHSFKPTLNDFDSHLTEPGPPALFTENGILLLYNGKNLSGEGATNKVPEGTYCGGQVLFDKNDPTKVLERLAEPFICPSLPHEISGQYAAGTTFIEGLVYFKDKWFLYYGTADSMVGLAIKEK from the coding sequence ATGACGACTAAAAATACGATTTATATTTTAGGCTTACTGTGTACACTTATAGGATGTGATTCCACTCCAAAGGAAAAATGGCTATTGGGCTTTGAAAAAACGGCCATCAACCCGATCATGACATCAGACACGAGTTTTGTTTTTAAAGATCCAATTTTAGATACCCTAGTGCAATGGCAAAAAGCAGATGTTTTTAATCCCGCTGCCATTGTTAAAAACGATACGATATTTATGCTGTTCAGAGCTGAAGACAACCCAAAAGCTATCCTCGGCGAACGTACGTCACGAATAGGATTAGCCTATAGCCTAGAGGGTGTACATTTTACAAAATACCCAGAACCAGTTTTATTTCCGACGAATGATGAATTTAAGCAGTGGGATTATCCAGGTGGAATTGAAGACCCTAGGGTTGTTGCAACACCAGAAGGCACTTATATTATGTTGTACACGAGTTGGAACAAGGACGTAGCGCGCCTTTCTAGCGCCTCTTCTACTGATTTAAAAACATGGGTTAAAAATGGTCCTGTTTTTCAAAAAGCTAATGGTGGAAAGTTCTTAGACATTTGGAGTAAATCGGGCTCCATGGTAACGGAACTTGTCGATGGCCGCTTAAAAGCAAAAAAAATAAACGGAAAATATGTGATGTATTGGGGAGAACTTTTTGTGAATGTAGCCACCTCAGAAGACGGATTAAATTGGGAACCGACACTGGATGATCAAGGAGAACTGTTACACTCTTTTAAACCCACGCTAAACGATTTTGATAGTCACTTAACGGAACCAGGGCCGCCAGCTTTATTTACGGAAAATGGAATTTTATTGCTCTACAATGGCAAAAACCTAAGCGGCGAAGGCGCTACAAATAAAGTTCCAGAAGGCACCTACTGTGGTGGTCAAGTACTGTTTGATAAAAATGATCCTACAAAAGTTTTAGAGCGATTAGCAGAACCTTTTATTTGCCCTAGTCTGCCCCATGAAATATCAGGACAATACGCCGCAGGCACTACTTTTATTGAAGGTCTTGTGTATTTTAAAGATAAATGGTTTTTATATTACGGCACTGCAGATTCTATGGTAGGCTTGGCGATTAAAGAAAAGTAA